TCTCTGCTCCACCACCCGCACATAGGCGTCTGGATTCGGCTGCTCGCTGGGCCTCAGAGTCCTCACCCCCTTGACATCAGTCATCGCCCCCGCCAGAGCCAGGTCGTTCCTCTGGACGTACTCTAGATACTTCATAAAGCGCTCTTTATACTCGGCCCGCCCCTCCCTAGCCGCGATTTTGTGAGTAACTATGTAGAGGGTGTTAAGGGCGTCCCAGCCCACGCACCTCTGGAAACAAGTCCCCGTCTTGTGGCTCAGCTTCCTCAGAAGCTTCACCTTAGCCACGAGATCCGCCGGGCTTTGGTGGATGTGGACAAACCTATTCACCTCCTCCCCGATGTAGGGGCTGTAGGCCCTCGCCAGATCTCTCGTGTCCTCTTGAAAAGCGGCGTCGAACGTGGCCTTGAAAGACTCCACCGAGGGCTTTAGGAAGAGGTTTGTAGTGACGTCTGTCACCTTCTTACCCATTACATAAATCTTAGCGTGTTTCCTATTCTTGATGCCCTCTACATACTGCTGGCCGGTTCTCAGCCCCATATACCCACCTCCATTGGAATTTATAAATGATTCGAAAAATTTAAATTATAGATAATTGTAAAAATACAATTTTAATAAATACATAAAAAAGATTTAAAAAATTTAAAATAAAGAAGGGGCATGTCTAAACTCCTCGTCATAAACCCAGCCACAGAAGAGGTAATTGCAGAACTACCACAGGCCACCGCGGAGGAGATCAGAGCAACCATAGACGCGGCGTACGAAGCCTTCCTCAAGTGGTCAGAGACGCCCCTGAGAGATAGGGCCAAGTTGCTGTACAAGGTGGCGGATCTCCTAGAGAAAAGTCAAGAGGAGCTACTCAAGACGCTGGTGGCCGAGTCTGGGAAGCCAATAAGAGACGCCAGGGCCGAGATGGTGAGGGCCATATCGATAATTAGGGCCAGCGCCGAGGAGGCGAGATACGTGCTAGAGGGCGTGGTGCCCCGGGTAGACGCCTATGAATACCCACCCGGTAATGAAAACCGCCTAGTTGCAATCGTCAGGGAGCCCATCGGCGTCGTGGGTGGAGCCCAGAGCTACAACAACCCAGCCTCCACATTTGCCCACAAGGTGGCTCCCGTCGTCGCGGCGGGTAACACAGTGGTGATCAAACCCTCGTCCTACACCCCCCTAACAGCGTTGAAAATGGCCGAGATCTTCGCCAAGGCTGGGTTCCCCAGCGGCGTGGTAAACGTAGTGGTGGGGAGCGGCGAGGAGGTATTCAACGAGTTTATAGACAGCCCCAAGGTGGCCGCCATAAACTTCACAGGGAGCACCGCGGTGGGGCTCCAGGTGGCGGCAAAGGCCGCGGGGAGAGGCAAGAAGTTCATGGTGGCCCCCGGCGGCTCAGACCCGGCGCTGGTCTTTCCAGACGCAGATCTCGAGCGGGCGGCGACCATCATCGCAAGGGCGAGGTTTGAAAACGCTGGGCAGAACTGCAACGCCACGAAGAGGGTCTTCGTCCACAGAAGCGTGTACGACACCTTTGTAAAACTCCTACTGGAGAAGGTAGCCGCCTTGAAGGTGGGCGACCCCATGGACGAGTCTGTGGACATGGGGCCCCTGGTTTCGGACAAGATGGTGAAGTCTATGGAGAAGTTTACCAACGACGCCGTGGCCAAGGGCGGCAAGGTGCTGATAGGCGGCAGGCGGATGAACAGGCGGGGCTATTTCTACGAGCCCACGGTAATCGCCTTTGAGAAGGATACAGACGCCCTCGTGCTGAGGGAAGAGGTTTTCGGGCCTGTCCTGCCGGTGGTGCCCTTCGACACGGAGGAGGAGGCCGTGGCCTACGCCAACGCCACGCAGTACGGCCTGCAGGCGGCGGTGTACACCAGCGACTACAGAAGGGCGTTTAGAATAGCACGCGCCATCAAGGCTGGGGCCGTCATGATAAACGACTCCACGAGGGTGCGCTTCGACGCGTTGCCCTACGGCGGGGTTAAGATGTCGGGCTTCGGCTGGAGAGAAGGCGTTAGGTCCACCATGTACTACTTCACAGAGCCCAAGTACTACGTCTTAAACACCGCGTAGTTTTTAACACGCCGCTGCGCATTTATAGACGGCGTGAAACTGGCGTGTGGGCGCGTTCTGTATCTCGCCAATGCGGCGCTGGGCAATCAACATTATATAAAATTGAAAAAATAGTTTATTTAA
The sequence above is drawn from the Pyrobaculum ferrireducens genome and encodes:
- a CDS encoding aldehyde dehydrogenase family protein; the protein is MSKLLVINPATEEVIAELPQATAEEIRATIDAAYEAFLKWSETPLRDRAKLLYKVADLLEKSQEELLKTLVAESGKPIRDARAEMVRAISIIRASAEEARYVLEGVVPRVDAYEYPPGNENRLVAIVREPIGVVGGAQSYNNPASTFAHKVAPVVAAGNTVVIKPSSYTPLTALKMAEIFAKAGFPSGVVNVVVGSGEEVFNEFIDSPKVAAINFTGSTAVGLQVAAKAAGRGKKFMVAPGGSDPALVFPDADLERAATIIARARFENAGQNCNATKRVFVHRSVYDTFVKLLLEKVAALKVGDPMDESVDMGPLVSDKMVKSMEKFTNDAVAKGGKVLIGGRRMNRRGYFYEPTVIAFEKDTDALVLREEVFGPVLPVVPFDTEEEAVAYANATQYGLQAAVYTSDYRRAFRIARAIKAGAVMINDSTRVRFDALPYGGVKMSGFGWREGVRSTMYYFTEPKYYVLNTA